The following are encoded together in the Flammeovirga agarivorans genome:
- a CDS encoding HNH endonuclease, which yields MENLRIHSNGYVFFQKNYPQPNGKYKNITLYLHKIIAEHFVSKVDSDKKLFVHIKNGNLLDLREDNLEWVTMADLRRRQKHRNKTGFRGVTQLSSNSFKATLYIDGDRVDIGVYKTAEEASEAYQEASEKLFGKIKKPVAKKNLTL from the coding sequence ATGGAAAATTTAAGAATACATTCAAATGGGTATGTTTTCTTTCAAAAAAATTATCCTCAACCTAATGGAAAATACAAGAATATCACACTATACCTCCATAAAATCATTGCAGAACACTTTGTGTCAAAGGTAGACTCCGATAAGAAACTCTTTGTACACATTAAAAATGGTAATCTACTAGATCTTAGAGAAGACAATCTAGAATGGGTTACCATGGCTGATTTACGAAGAAGGCAAAAACATCGTAATAAAACAGGTTTTAGGGGTGTTACTCAACTTAGTAGTAATTCTTTTAAGGCAACGCTTTACATCGATGGAGACCGTGTAGATATAGGAGTTTATAAAACTGCTGAAGAAGCTAGTGAAGCCTATCAAGAGGCTTCTGAAAAACTATTTGGCAAAATTAAAAAGCCTGTAGCTAAGAAAAATCTCACCCTCTAA
- a CDS encoding sigma 54-interacting transcriptional regulator translates to MNFLQQINFILIGLFLSLSIFYFIFFLFKKKEKNKIIYAGMSIMSAIYIYSSTQLHTKTEILDYQNYLTITMVIYLSLIQLVFLALFDLTKYRVNKSFYGITGITLLSILLIIYFNNEFVITGNETIKRIEISANSFYYILVGNTNEVYEWVSSIFYLSCLVFFVRLIIYSYKNSKVVFVSCLFLCFTLGGIYDVMIDVGEIEGVYISEYMTALIVMLLSVDLLLHFKKKIDANRVLLNINGSYEDLIENIDLYVIGHDQNQKINYLNRFTEKKFYGKKWEIINKNLNTFFEKEENSENQGKLQLTSDEVRNIEYSKVKVLRGKGKYVDFIVGYDITDKLNEHRQLEQTLLQLKDATEKLEEENTFLKQNAQRKSVSNILYVESTFAKSIDKELDRIANYKTTVLIEGNKGAGKTFLANELIKKGDRKTKPQIEYRCHKTLNGIFRSKYYDDNTYNQGYNKSILDVANGGTLILEDIDELSHEDQLDLLDLLKRQDDLEQQEYDVRILATTTKDIRKLVEEDEFNGELHKYLSIYRINLPDLKYRMSDIPYYVDLFIEDYCKKNAIPSLKVSLATIKKLQSYDWPENIKELKYIVKKAAVSSHGKTLRLLDFDTYKEEHKAVVTEFLCLDEYEKQYITKTLEHCKWKVSGKNSASELLKINEATLRSKLKKLNIHKPKKI, encoded by the coding sequence ATGAATTTTCTGCAACAAATAAATTTTATCCTTATTGGATTATTCTTATCCTTATCAATATTCTATTTCATATTTTTCTTGTTTAAGAAGAAGGAGAAAAATAAAATCATATATGCTGGCATGAGTATTATGTCGGCTATCTATATCTATTCTAGTACTCAGTTACATACCAAAACGGAAATATTGGATTACCAGAATTACTTGACAATAACAATGGTTATTTATTTGTCTTTAATTCAACTGGTATTTTTAGCACTATTTGATTTAACAAAATACAGAGTAAATAAATCATTTTATGGAATCACAGGGATTACGTTACTGTCGATTCTCTTAATTATTTATTTTAATAATGAATTTGTAATCACAGGAAATGAAACAATAAAAAGAATCGAAATTTCAGCCAATAGCTTTTACTATATTTTGGTAGGCAATACTAATGAAGTTTATGAGTGGGTTTCTTCTATTTTTTACCTGAGTTGTCTGGTTTTCTTTGTTAGGTTGATCATCTATTCTTACAAGAATTCTAAAGTCGTTTTTGTGAGTTGTTTATTTCTTTGTTTCACTTTAGGCGGAATATATGATGTAATGATTGATGTTGGTGAAATAGAGGGAGTATATATTTCTGAGTATATGACAGCTTTAATAGTGATGCTACTTTCGGTTGATCTACTTCTACATTTCAAGAAAAAAATTGATGCAAATAGAGTATTGTTGAACATCAATGGAAGTTACGAAGACCTTATTGAGAATATAGATTTATATGTAATTGGTCACGATCAGAATCAAAAAATTAATTACCTCAATAGATTTACAGAGAAGAAATTTTATGGTAAGAAATGGGAAATCATCAATAAGAACTTAAATACCTTTTTTGAGAAGGAAGAAAATTCAGAGAACCAAGGGAAGTTGCAGTTAACAAGTGACGAAGTGAGGAATATCGAATATTCAAAAGTCAAGGTATTAAGAGGTAAAGGAAAGTATGTAGATTTTATAGTAGGGTATGATATTACTGACAAGCTGAATGAACACAGACAATTGGAGCAGACACTGCTGCAATTAAAAGATGCTACAGAGAAACTTGAAGAAGAAAACACTTTTTTAAAACAGAATGCACAGCGTAAAAGTGTTTCTAATATATTATATGTAGAAAGTACTTTCGCAAAGTCAATAGATAAAGAGCTCGACCGAATTGCTAATTATAAAACAACAGTACTAATAGAAGGAAATAAGGGTGCAGGAAAAACTTTTTTGGCGAATGAGCTGATTAAGAAAGGAGACCGTAAAACGAAACCACAAATAGAATACCGTTGTCACAAAACTTTGAATGGGATATTTAGGTCCAAGTATTATGATGATAATACCTATAACCAAGGGTATAACAAAAGCATATTAGATGTAGCGAATGGAGGAACATTAATTCTAGAAGATATAGATGAGTTATCCCATGAGGATCAATTGGATTTATTGGACCTTTTGAAGCGACAGGATGATCTGGAACAGCAAGAATATGATGTTAGAATTTTAGCTACTACGACTAAAGACATAAGGAAGTTGGTAGAAGAAGATGAATTTAATGGAGAGCTACATAAATACCTTTCTATTTATAGAATTAATCTACCCGATTTAAAATACCGCATGTCTGATATTCCCTATTATGTAGATCTTTTTATTGAAGACTATTGTAAGAAAAATGCAATTCCTTCGCTGAAGGTTTCTTTAGCCACAATCAAAAAGTTACAGTCTTATGATTGGCCAGAGAATATCAAAGAATTGAAATATATCGTAAAGAAAGCGGCAGTGTCTTCTCATGGAAAGACATTGCGTCTTTTAGATTTTGATACTTATAAAGAAGAACACAAAGCAGTAGTTACTGAATTTTTATGTCTCGATGAGTATGAAAAACAATATATAACCAAGACGTTGGAGCATTGTAAGTGGAAGGTAAGTGGAAAGAACAGTGCATCGGAACTTTTGAAAATTAATGAAGCAACTTTGAGATCGAAATTGAAAAAATTGAATATTCATAAACCTAAGAAAATTTAG